The following coding sequences are from one Dreissena polymorpha isolate Duluth1 chromosome 8, UMN_Dpol_1.0, whole genome shotgun sequence window:
- the LOC127842174 gene encoding uncharacterized protein LOC127842174, with protein sequence MISETSELLNIIKEKTTETPSKTLEIITSGKVDVNLRSSKSETYLHFIAHAYSGDADEAILVPVVFQLSNSGIDMASADADGNTALHVAAKQAGARKLLRALIMIGVDPLQQNQSGHTALQLAKSFPDNAAILTQFSPGLWNAILKNNTGQLNRLMDSWCKINTSKYGQTLIKMAQTSAYTEILDQVNEREKTVEFVHYALAGDRAKLRPFFKMSSVNVNTQTTGYIDGGSGDFITLPLVGEAAMLGLASIVRKLVRKGAHIDVTVRNVPLFLYVMQNTKNNNPFYETLDVILDTTDFKKKNIRKHTYAVLDAAYDRKLPIPTLQIMSANGLDLFALDDDGHFLRDRIMIRYATGSPARLTSELTYLDRILVDMAKNGCLDLLQSLLERGYEHIDVSDPEFGSVANALEAKVGTKKACLFMEDVRTLPLLYREISHAIYADNLVHVQTLSTTGVLRMRDKYERTLLYRATLFERRHVLRLLMKLAPESAKIPDREGRTPLFVACALEEGEDIQRELVALGCTMEDIDKNGQSPDDIKRLSAKEKQAFLARERERDFGLDTHLLAKYLDIKEAIRLGDLSLVEQIRSQMYKDVQTKDIAHRMYQTTPPCKCLLEFSMQARRDAIAKYLLTLGMDWTVKYKDGGEEVTLMELARRKQMKGVIAYIEYQEKKQREHQELIKMLRRKGVVKSTKKTED encoded by the exons ATGATCTCTGAAACATCTGAACTCTTAAACATTATCAAAGAAAAGACGACGGAAACTCCGTCCAAGACGCTGGAGATTATCACTTCCGGCAAGGTTGATGTCAACTTAAGAAGTTCAAAATCGGAAACGTACCTTCATTTCATTGCGCATGCATACTCGGGCGATGCGGACGAGGCGATACTCGTTCCGGTCGTGTTCCAGTTGAGTAACTCGGGGATCGACATGGCATCCGCCGACGCCGACGGAAACACGGCGCTCCACGTTGCGGCTAAACAAGCCGGCGCTCGGAAACTCCTAAGGGCTCTTATCATGATTGGCGTAGATCCACTGCAACAGAACCAGAGCGGCCACACGGCGTTACAGCTGGCCAAATCGTTCCCGGATAATGCGGCAATTTTGACGCAGTTTTCTCCCGGCCTCTGGAACGCCATTCTTAAAAATAATACGGGGCAGTTGAACCGCCTTATGGATAGTTGGTGCAAGATAAATACAAGCAAATACGGGCAGACGCTGATAAAAATGGCGCAGACGTCCGCATATACGGAAATTCTGGATCAAGTCAATGAACGGGAAAAGACGGTGGAATTCGTCCATTACGCGCTAGCAGGCGATCGCGCGAAGCTTCGCCCATTCTTCAAAATGAGTAGCGTGAACGTCAATACGCAGACGACCGGTTATATAGACGGCGGAAGTGGTGACTTCATAACACTACCTCTGGTCGGTGAAGCCGCTATGTTGGGGCTTGCGTCCATCGTCCGGAAGCTCGTCCGAAAAGGCGCTCATATTGACGTCACTGTCAGAAACGTGCCATTATTCCTTTACGTTATGCAAAATACAAAGAACAATAATCCATTCTATGAGACACTAGATGTAATACTCGATACAACGGACTTCAAAAAGAAGAACATCAGAAAACATACGTACGCTGTTTTGGATGCCGCTTACGACCGGAAGTTGCCGATCCCAACGCTACAGATCATGTCCGCCAACGGGCTGGATCTGTTCGCCTTGGACGATGACGGGCATTTCTTGCGAGATAGGATTATGATCCGATATGCGACCGGAAGTCCCGCGAGACTGACGAGCGAACTGACCTACCTTGACCGGATATTGGTGGATATGGCAAAGAATGGCTGCTTAGACCTGCTGCAGAG TTTGCTGGAACGCGGCTATGAACACATTGATGTAAGCGATCCGGAATTTGGGTCAGTCGCGAACGCACTGGAGGCTAAAGTGGGAACCAAAAAGGCATGTTTATTTATGGAGGATGTTCGAACGTTGCCG TTGCTGTACCGCGAGATCAGTCACGCGATCTACGCGGACAATTTGGTTCATGTGCAGACGTTGTCGACAACGGGAGTGCTCCGGATGCGGGACAAGTACGAGCGTACCCTGCTGTACCGCGCTACCTTATTCGAGCGACGCCACGTGCTGCGTCTCCTGATGAAGCTGGCGCCGGAGTCAGCAAAAATACCCGACAGG GAAGGTCGCACACCACTATTTGTGGCATGCGCTCTGGAAGAAGGCGAAGACATTCAGAGGGAGCTGGTCGCACTGGGATGCACTATGGAGGACATAGACAAG AATGGTCAATCTCCTGATGATATCAAGCGTCTGTCAGCAAAAGAAAAGCAAGCGTTTCTTGCACGGGAGCGCGAGCGAGATTTCGGACTGGACACTCACTTGTTGGCCAAGTATCTAGACATCAAAGAGGCGATAAGACTGGGTGACCTTTCATTGGTTGAGCAAATCAG ATCCCAGATGTACAAAGACGTGCAGACGAAGGACATTGCGCACAGGATGTATCAAACCACGCCACCGTGTAAGTGTCTGCTCGAGTTTTCCATGCAGGCCCGCAGAGACGCCATCGCGAAATATCTCCTCACGCTCGGCATGGACTGGACGGTCAAG TACAAGGACGGAGGGGAGGAAGTGACGCTAATGGAGCTAGCCAGGCGGAAGCAGATGAAGGGAGTCATAGCCTACATTGAGTACCAG GAAAAGAAACAACGCGAGCATCAAGAGCTTATTAAGATGCTTAGAAGAAAAGGGGTTGTGAAAAGTACGAAGAAAACAGAAGATTGA
- the LOC127842296 gene encoding metabotropic glutamate receptor-like: MRTEIPLSILRMRMLSMLFCAMPLTVAQGSRSAKIDGTFLIGAMFPIHNLHEGGTCGDVIQDQAGIQNLEALLYAIDKVNNEILKGLDFKLGTLAYDTCYSDTEALKRAQQYVTYRIYTLELDSMFKCADSSRPSLNNNGTLIGVVGAATSVVSIQLASFFRLFKIPQISYGATSTELSDTSRYDFFMRTVASDTHQARAIVEILKRFQWTYVTCVHDDTSYGERGYQEIFKLAQEEKICIAEAIKVKRYVSSEDRQLEDAVKSLRIHNNTEGKTVVILFASDDISKKIFRIVAKMGIQHHFQWVGCDAWIGRSVPTEVQDVVESTIGVQPKILTIPDFDKYFLRLRPDTNTRNPWFKKYWEQLFNCSVVSDAIGNAVGRDASDKKNLLTSCENDVALSSEGNPTRFGKYQRNQNTYSTMDAVYAFAYALKEWHRRLCGQMKGVCPAMKEAKPEDLMLQGYLKNVTFKDPVGFEFQFNNTDGPARYSVMQYFRNEWREVGDIADNRRLFPGNSIRWFENNESLGYQASMCSAECRPGEAKQPITGRSCCWSCRACAQFEYLHEETQACIACQAGTITNQSKNGCADIPEKSMNMRNKYVIIFMAFVCLGIVVTCLIAVLFFWHRDTPLIMASGKELSFVLLFGVVLSYASTFAFVAYPTSTSCTFTRVLLGLSYTICYAAILVKTNRIYRVFNIHTSKPKKVTFISAKSQLLITSAIVFVEILVLVFWLIFAPADVVYEHPTPADNVRACGDARGHSYIISLIYPLLLMIACVYYAVRTRKTPDGFNETRYIEFGSYSFSILWIAFIAMYVSVSNIFLRVGALCFFSVVNATITLITLFVTKAYIVLLKPQKNTRENVMSRRRTRNSYENVDIRNLSRMTSAVSNLHSTHPMVGSKTSSMINGQVPQTNGPNLPVSISAVNLYNSSKSVESLYSVKSVVSDPPDHRQFENEEIHQYPDPVRKSTDIVDLRLNDFLEKGRTSHENEAVEDASPGIISGGIPRRSLRSFRSRKQRCRTMKRTKSLNAAHHPTIVVTSASNEDISTRFKVIHL; this comes from the exons ATGCGAACAGAAATCCCGCTCAGTATTTTGCGCATGCGCATGCTGTCCATGCTATTTTGCGCAATGCCTCTGACTGTAGCCCAGGGAAGTCGAAGCGCCAAAATCGACGGCACTTTTCTTATTGGTGCCATGTTTCCAATCCACAATCTACACGAGGGTGGCACGTGTGGTGACGTCATACAGGATCAGGCAGGCATTCAGAACCTGGAGGCGCTGTTGTATGCCATTGACAAAGTGAATAATGAAATTCTTAAAGGCTTGG ACTTCAAACTCGGTACGCTCGCATACGACACCTGCTACAGCGACACGGAGGCCCTTAAAAGGGCACAGCAGTACGTGACATACCGGATCTACACTCTGGAGCTGGACTCTATGTTCAAGTGTGCTGACAGCAGTAGGCCCTC ACTAAATAACAACGGGACTCTTATCGGAGTGGTCGGGGCCGCCACTTCAGTGGTCTCCATTCAGCTGGCCAGCTTCTTCCGGCTCTTCAAAATACCCCAG ATTAGTTACGGTGCAACGAGTACGGAGCTGAGCGACACCTCGCGGTACGATTTCTTCATGCGCACCGTGGCCTCCGACACACATCAGGCGAGGGCTATTGTCGAAATACTCAA GCGTTTCCAGTGGACGTACGTGACCTGTGTGCACGACGACACCAGTTATGGCGAGAGGGGCTACCAGGAAATATTCAAGCTAGCCCAAGAGGAAAAGATCTGTATCGCAGAAGCAATTAAAGTCAAACG ATATGTTTCTTCTGAAGACCGACAGTTGGAAGACGCCGTTAAATCGCTGAGAATCCATAACAATACGGAAG GAAAGACGGTTGTTATCCTGTTTGCATCGGATGACATCTCAAAAAAGATCTTCCGAATTGTCGCCAAGATGGGAATCCAGCATCATTTTCAATGGGTGGGATGTGACGCTTGGATCGGAAGAAGTGTCCCAACGGAGGTTCAAGACGTTGTAGAAAGTACCATTGGGGTCCAGCCGAAAATTTTGACCATCCCtgattttgacaaatattttctCAG ACTGCGTCCCGACACAAATACACGGAACCCATGGTTCAAGAAGTACTGGGAACAACTCTTCAACTGTTCCGTCGTCAGTGACGCCATTGGTAACGCCGTCGGTCGTGATGCTTCCGATAAGAAGAATTTACTTACCTCGTGTGAAAATGATGTCGCTTTGTCATCAGAAggaaatcctaccagatttg GTAAATACCAACGCAACCAGAACACCTACTCAACAATGGACGCTGTATATGCGTTCGCATACGCCTTGAAGGAATGGCACAGACGGTTATGTGGCCAGATGAAAGGTGTTTGTCCCGCTATGAAAGAGGCAAAGCCCGAAGACCTCATGCTGCAAGGATATCTCAAGAATGTAACTTTTAAag ATCCAGTAGGTTTCGAATTCCAGTTCAACAACACTGATGGTCCAGCCCGCTACAGCGTCATGCAGTACTTCCGAAACGAGTGGAGGGAGGTGGGAGACATTGCCG ATAATCGTCGGCTGTTTCCGGGCAACTCTATACGCTGGTTTGAAAATAACGAATCTCTCGGTTACCAAGCGTCCATGTGTTCGGCAGAGTGTCGGCCCGGGGAGGCTAAGCAGCCGATTACCGGAAGAAGCTGCTGCTGGTCGTGCCGCGCATGCGCACAGTTTGAGTATCTTCAC GAAGAAACCCAGGCTTGCATCGCGTGCCAAGCCGGGACAATAACCAACCAATCAAAAAACGGCTGCGCGGACATACCGGAAAAAAGCATGAACATGCGCAATAAGTACGTAATCATTTTCATGGCGTTCGTCTGCCTTGGTATTGTGGTCACGTGTCTTATAGCAGTGTTGTTCTTCTGGCATCGGGACACGCCTCTCATCATGGCTTCGGGGAAGGAACTGAGCTTCGTACTTCTATTCGGGGTGGTGCTTTCATACGCATCAACCTTCGCGTTCGTCGCTTACCCAACGTCGACTTCTTGCACCTTCACCAGGGTGCTTCTCGGATTAAGCTACACTATTTGCTACGCCGCTATACTCGTAAAAACCAACCGGATTTACCGAGTGTTTAACATACACACGAGTAAGCCCAAGAAAGTTACGTTCATAAGTGCTAAATCACAGTTGCTAATCACCAGCGCGATAGTGTTCGTGGAGATCCTAGTACTCGTTTTCTGGTTGATATTCGCACCGGCTGACGTAGTGTATGAACACCCGACCCCCGCTGACAATGTGCGCGCGTGCGGCGACGCGCGCGGCCACTCTTACATCATCTCGCTCATCTACCCGCTGTTACTGATGATCGCGTGCGTCTACTACGCGGTGCGCACGCGTAAAACGCCCGACGGCTTCAACGAGACGCGCTACATCGAGTTCGGCTCCTACTCGTTCAGTATTCTCTGGATCGCCTTCATCGCCATGTACGTGTCCGTCTCGAACATTTTCCTGCGGGTTGGGGCATTATGCTTCTTTTCCGTCGTGAACGCCACCATCACGCTGATCACGCTGTTCGTCACCAAGGCGTATATTGTGCTGCTGAAGCCGCAGAAGAACACGCGCGAGAACGTCATGTCCCGTCGGCGCACGCGCAACAGTTACGAAAATGTGGACATTCGCAACCTCAGCCGCATGACAAGCGCGG TTTCAAACTTGCACTCCACACACCCTATGGTTGGTTCCAAGACGTCGTCGATGATAAATGGTCAAGTGCCGCAGACAAACGGACCCAACCTCCCAGTTTCTATTTCCGCCGTTAATCTTTACAACAGTAGCAAATCAGTCGAGAGCCTTTACTCTGTAAAGTCCGTGGTTTCCGATCCGCCGGACCATCGACAATTCGAGAATGAAGAGATTCATCAATATCCCGACCCTGTTCGGAAATCTACGGATATTGTCGATTTGAGACTGAATGACTTTCTCGAGAAAGGTCGCACAAGTCATGAAAACGAGGCCGTTGAGGACGCTAGTCCTGGAATCATTTCCGGTGGCATCCCAAGGCGTTCACTCCGCTCATTTCGGTCCCGGAAGCAGCGGTGCCGCACGATGAAGCGGACAAAAAGCCTGAACGCTGCGCACCATCCTACCATAGTGGTCACCTCGGCGTCGAACGAGGACATCTCTACACGGTTCAAGGTCATTCATCTCTGA